ATCCGCCTGCTGACATATTTCACCGCGCCGCCAATCGTGTTTCGGCCATAAAGGGTGCCCTGGGGCCCGCGCAGCACTTCGATCCGCTCGACATCGTAAATGTCGAGCACGGCGGCCTGCGGGCGATTGAGGTACACATCGTCGAGATAAATGCCGACACCCGCTTCGAAACCGGCAACCGGATCCTGCTGGCCGACGCCACGGATGAAAGCGCTGAGTGTCGAGTTGGTCCCGCGCGAGGTTTCCAGCGTGACGTTCGGCGTGACGTTGGAAATGTCGGTGATATCGAGTGCGCCCACCGCTTCGAGCTGCGCGCCCGAAAAGGCGGTGATCGCGATTGGCACGTCGATCAGCCGCTCATCGCGGCGACGGGCCGAAACAATGATGTCATCGCCCATGTCTTCGGCCACCGCCTGATCGGCGGCAGGCGCGTCCTGTGCGAAAGCTGGCGCTATGGAAAATGGGGCGGTGAGTGCGGCGATCGCGACGCCGGCGTTGAGTAGCGTGCGTGCGGCGTAAAGGCGTGACATGATGTTCTTCCCCTCCTTGTGGCGCCGCGCTGTCGCGTCCCGGTTCGTTCCGGGTTGTGCACCGTTCCGGGAGGCTATACTGAAACATGAACCAGGTTTCAACTTGGACTTGCTGGGGAGAGAAAGAATGCCGGTCGAGCGTGGCGAAAGAGCAACGCCTGCACAGGTCGAAGGCCATGATCGCGCAGTCAGCGCGGCGGGTGAGGGCAAGGCGCCGCGCACTGAGCGCGGTCGCAAGACGATGCGCGCGATCCTCGATGCGGCGGCGCTGGAATTCGGCGAACGCGGTTTTCATGAGGCGTCGGTCAGCGGTATCACGCGCCGCGCAGGTGTCGCGCTGGGCAGTTTCTATACCTATTTCGATTCGAAGGACGCGGTGTTCCGGGCACTGGTGCGCGACATGTCGGACCAGGTGCGCGACCATGTCGCGCCGCTGATTCGCGCCGCGCCAGACCAGATCGCAGCCGAGCGTGCCGGGCTGCTGCATTTTATTGAGTTCGTACGTGGTCACAAGGAATTATACCGAATCATCGACGAGGCAGAGTTCGTCGACCCGGAAAGCTTCCGCCTGCATTATGCGACCACCGCCGATCGAATTGCCCGTCGGCTCCAGGCCGCGGCGACGCGTGGCGAAGTGCGTGGCGACGTGTCCGAGGTCCATGCCTGGGCTGTGATGGGGATGAACGTGTTTCTCGGGCTGCGCTACGGCGTGTGGGAAGAGGATGTCTCGCCCGAGTCGGTGGCCGATGTGATCGCCGATATGCTCGCGACCGGTCTCGCGCCGCGTTAGTGCCAGCGAGGATCAGCTTAGCGCAAAAACTGCTTGGTAATCAGGGCAAGTCTTCGCGCAGCGCCCGTGCCAGGCGGTCGCGTACGGCCTTCACCTGATCGAGATTGGCGCCGCCTCCCGAGACATCCTCGCCTTCACCGCCGGATCGCTTGCGCTCCGTCGATAACATCTGCTGGACGCCGCGAATCGTATAACCCTGTTGGTCGAGCAATGCGCTGATCCGCAATACGAGCGCGACGTCCTCGGGCCGATAATAGCGGCGGCGCCCGGCGCGCTGCAGCGGACGTAGTTGCGGGAAGCGCGTTTCCCAATAGCGCAGGATATGCTGTGGAATGCCCGTTTCGCGGGACAGTTCGCCGATCGTCCGGAACGCGCCCGCCGCCTTTTCGGAGACGACCGCCATAATTCGATCAGCTACCGCTGACGATACGGTCGCGCATCATCTGGCTTGCGCGGAAAGTGAGTACGCGGCGTGGCGCGATCGGCACTTCGACCCCGGTCTTGGGATTGCGCCCAATGCGCTCGCCCTTGTCGCGCAGCACAAAGGTGCCGAAGCCGGAAATCTTGACGTTCTCACCCTTGGAGAGCGCTTCGCACATATGGCCGAGAATCTGTTCGACCAGCTTGGACGAGTCGGCACGCGACAGCCCCACCTGATGATGCAGTGATTCGGCCAGATCGGCCCGTGTCAGTGTACCGGCAGGCTCCATGCGACCATCCTTCCCCCAAAAGCGTGGCAGAAAGTCTGCCTAACACAATGATCGAACAGACGGAAAGGGGTTTGTGACGCTAGCGTTTCAACTCGCAAGTGTTTGTTGCGGCTGGAGCTTGATTCCGACCCTAGAGTCGAACGACCGCCGCACCCCAGGTGAAACCCCCACCCATCGCCTCGAGCACGATCAGCTGGCCGGGTTTGATCCGCCCGTCGCGTACCGCCGTGTCGAGCGCCAGCGGCACCGAGGCGGCCGACGTATTGGCATGCTGATCGACAGTGACCACGACCTTTTCAGGTGCCAGGCCGAGTTTGCGCGCGGTCGCGTCGAGGATGCGGGCATTGGCCTGATGCGGCACGACCCAGTCGACATCGTCCGAGGTAAGGCCGGCAAGCGCGAGCGATTCGCCCATCACGCTGGCGAGATTGACCACCGCGTGGCGGAACACCTCGCGACCCTTCATGCGGACCTTGCCAACCGTACCGGTAGTCGAGGGACCGCCATCGACATAGAGCAGTTCGTTATGGCGGCCATCGGCGTGGAGTTTGGTGGCGAGGATGCCGCGTTCGCCGGTTCCCTCTTCACCTTCAAGCACGATCGCACCGGCACCGTCGCCAAACAGGACACAGGTCGTGCGGTCCTCCCAGTCGAGGATACGGCTGAACGTCTCGGCGCCGATGACCAGCGCGCGATGGTACGCGCCAGCGCGAATCATGCTGTCGGCGACCTGCAACGCATAAAGAAAGCCGGAACAGACCGCGGCGACGTCGAATGCAACGCAATCGTCAATGCCGAGCATCGCCTGGACCTTGGTTGCGCTCGCCGGAAAGGTCTGGTCGGGCGTGGCGGTGGCCAGCACGATCAGGTCGATATCCTGTGCCGAGCGGCCCGCCGCACCCAGCGCAGCGCGGCATGCATCGGCGGCGAGCGTCGCGGTGGTCTCGTCGGGGCCGGCGATATGGCGGAAACGGATGCCGGTGCGCTCGACGATCCATTCGTCGGTCGTGTCGACGGTCTCGGCCAGTTCGGCGTTCGAGACGCGGCGGGTAGGCAGGGCCGATCCGGTGCCGGTGATGATGCTGCGGATCATGCTGCTTTAGCCTCGAAATTGCCGAGGTCCTCGGCGATGCGGCGGGTCAGATCGTCGCGGACCATTTTGGCCGCGGCGGCGATCGCCGTCGCCACGCCAACCTCGTTGGCACCGCCATGGCTTTTCACGACCAGGCCGTTGAGACCGAGAAACACCGCGCCGTTGTGATTATTGGGATCGAGATGATGGCGCAGCAGTTCGGTCGCCGGTTTGGAGATCAGGAAACCGATCTTGGAGCGGATCGAGCTGCGGAAAGCGCGCTTGAGCAGATCGGCGACGAAGCGCGCAGTGCCCTCGGCGGTCTTGAGCGCGATATTGCCCGAAAAACCGTCGCACACGATCACGTCGACATCGCCGTGCGATAGCTGGTCGCCTTCGACGAAACCGGAAAAGGTCATCGGCAAGTGAGTCGCGGCCTTCAGATCGCGTGCGGCATCGCGAATCTCGTCGGTGCCCTTCTGATCCTCGCTGCCGATATTAAGCAGCGCGACGCGCGGGGATTCGAGATCGAGCGTGGTGCGCGCATAGGCGGCGCCCATCACCGCGAACTGGACGAGATTGCGCGCGTCGCATTCGGTATTGGCGCCGAGGTCGAGCACGACCACGTCATTGTCGCCGAGCGTCGGCAGCAAGGCGGCAAGCGCAGGGCGGTCGATCCCGGGGATCATGCGCAGCGATACCTTCGCCATCGCCATCAGCGCACCGGTATTACCCGATGAAACGCAGGCGGCGGCGCGGCCCTGTTTCACCATGTCGATCGCAATGCCCATCGAGGTGGTCTTGGCGCGGCGCAGCGCCTGGCCGGGCTTGTCGCTCGACCCGACCACTTCGGGGGCATGGACGATCTCGGAATGCGCAGTCAGGTTCGGGTGACTGAGCAATCCATCGCGGATCGCCGTCTCGTCACCGACCAGAATGAACTGCATATCGGGGAAACGCCGGCGCGCACGCGCGACACCGGCCAGCATCACTGCCAGTCCCTTGTCACCGCCCATCGCATCGACGGCGATCCGGGAGCTGTTCGACACGTCGCTTGCTCCCTTCCGAAGTGAAGCCTTGGTCAGCCTTCGACCGAAACGATCTCGCGGCCATTATAATGGCCACACGAACCGCACAGATTGTGCGGACGCTTCAGTTCGCCGCAATTCGGGCATTCCTGATACGATTCGATCGGCAGCGAATCATGCGAACGGCGCATGCCGCGCTTCGACGGCGTGGTTTTTCTCTTGGGGACGGCCATTTCGGCGAAACCTTTGTCTGGATCAAAACTGCGATAAGCCCGTAACAGGCACCGCGCAACCGACGGGTAAGGTCGACCGCAGGTGGCACCGGCGGCCGGACACGTCGCGAAGCGTTGCGCCTATAGCGATTCCGCACGGCGTTGCAAGCTTGTGCGCGGACTGGCAGGGTCTGCCCTCATAAGATCAGGGGGAGACTAGCGATGGAAACGGTGATGCTGCCGGTCACTTTGGTGACCGCGGGCGGGGCGGCGCTGATTGCGCTATGGCTGGCGATTCGCGTCGGTCAGGTGCGCACGACGGCCAAAGTCAGCATCGGCGATGGCGGCGACGAACGGTTGATCTGCCGCATGCGCGCCCAGGCCAATTTCGTCGAATATGCACCGTTCATCGTCATCCTGATTGCGCTGATCGAATTCACCGCCGGCACAGCGACCTGGCTATGGGTGGCCAGCACATTGTTCCTGCTCGCTCGCGTCGCTCACCCGCTTGGCATGGACGGGCTGAAATATGCGCGGACGGCGGGTACGCTGGTGACGTTCCTGTTGTTGCTCGGCCTTGGCGGTTACGCCATTGCGCTGCCGCTGATCGCGGCACAGCACGCGCCGGCGAACGATCCGGTTGAGGTGATCACGCCGGCCGGCTGAATGCCTGTTTGAAATTCGCTCTTCTGCGAATTTTCAAAGATACCATCTTACTCTGCGAGCGCGATATCGCTGACGAACGGGTTGTGAGCGCGCTCATGCGCGAAATTGCTCATCGGGCCATGCCCCGGAATGAACGCGGTATCGTCGCCGAGCGGCCAGAGCTTGGTCGCGATCGATTTCAGCAGCTCGGCGTGATTGCCGCGCGGGAAATCGGTCCGGCCGACCGACCCCTGGAACAACACATCGCCGACCAAAGCGAGCTTCGATTCGGGATGATGGAAGATGACGTGCCCGGGCGTGTGGCCGGGCGTTTCATAGACGTGGAAGGTCAGCTCGCCGACGGTGACCGTGTCGCCCTCGACCAGCCAGCGGTCGGGTACGAATGCCTTGCCGCCCATGATGCCGTATTTTGCGCCGTCCTCGGCCAGCGTCTCGAGCAGGAACAGGTCGTCGCGGTGCGGCCCCTCGATCGGGATGCCAAGCTCCTCGGCGAGCGGCTTGGCCTCCCCACAATGGTCGAAATGGCCATGGGTCAGGATGATCTTCTCCACATCCACGCCATGCTGCGCCGCTGCCGCCTTGAGCTTGGGCAGGTCTCCGCCCGGATCGACAAACGCGCCCTTCATCGTGGCAGTGCACCACAACAGGGTGCAATTCTGCTGTAATGGAGTGACGGGGATGATCGCGGCGCGCATCGGTGGGTTAGCCATGCCCCCGAAATGGTCGCGCCACTGCTGCCAGTCAATCTTCGGTCGCCGATCTTTGGCGACGGCTCGCGTTTTTGCCGGGAAGTCGGCACGCGATGGAGCAATCTGGTCGCGCCGGCGGTGATCGAAGGGGCCGCACTGGCGCCCACACTGGCACATCGCCCCGTTTTCGCTCTACAGGGCGGCGACAATGCCGATCGATGCCCCCTTTGTCCTGCTCGATGATGCTCGTGACGGTGGTGCGCCGGCGCGGCTCTATCGCGCGCCGGTGCGAGTCATAGAGACATATGACACGATCATGGTGTTGCCCGCGCTCGCCGAATTGCGCGAGGCGCGCGGCGACGGCCTCCATGCGGCGGGTTTCCTGTCCTATGAGGCTGGCGCTGCGTTCGAGCCGGTGCTCGGTGAACTCGGTGCGACGACGCCATTGCTCTGGTTCGGCCTTTTCAAGGGATATGAGGAGATCGCGCCGGACGACGTGCCCACCTTGTTGCCCGACCCCGCGAGTGCGTGGATCGGGCTGCCGGTGCCGGAGATCGATCGCGCGACCTATGACGGGCAACTCGCCCGGGTCCTCGACCTGATCGCGGCGGGCGACATCTATCAGGCGAACCTGACCTATCGCTCGCGCGTTCGCTATGCGGGCGATCCGCTCGCGCTTTACGCGCAACTGCGCGGACGTGCCCGGGCGGGCTATGGCGCGGTCGTCAATACCGGCAAAGACATGCTTTTGTCGCTGTCGCCCGAATTATTCTTCGCCGCCGAACAGGGCAAGCTGACATGCCGGCCGATGAAGGGCACGACGCGACGGGGCAACACGCCGGAAGAAGACCGCGCCCTGGCAGCGGGACTCGCCGCCGACACCAAGCAGCGCGCCGAGAATCTAATGATCGTCGACCTGATGCGCAACGATCTGTCGCGCATCGCGCGGCCCGGCAGCGTCGCAGTGCCTGAATTATTCCATGTCGAACATTATCCGACCGTCCACCAGCTCGTCTCGACCGTCACCGCCGAGCTGGCCGAGCGCCGGGACGCGATCGACGTGTTGAGCGCGTTGTTTCCGTGCGGCTCGATTACCGGCGCCCCCAAGATTCGCGCGATGCAGGCGATTGCCGAGATCGAGCATGGTCCGCGCGGAACTTATACCGGGTCGATCGGGCGGCTCGATCCGAATGGTGATGCGATGTTCAACGTCGCGATTCGAACCTTGTTGATTCAAGGAGATGGCGGCTACGCAATGTTCGGCGCAGGCGGCGGCATCGTCGCCGATTCGCGCGCTGACGAGGAATGGGACGAGAGCCTGGCCAAAGGTGCATTCCTGACCGCGGGACAACGCGACTTCGACCTGATCGAGACGATGGCGTTCGATCCGGAGATCGGTCTGCAACGGCTCGAAGGGCATCTCGCGCGGATGAAGGCGAGTGCCGAGCGATTCGGCTTCACCTTCGACCGCCATGCCACGCGTAACGAACTCCAGGCCGCGACCTTCCGTCTGCGCAGCGCGCGCCGCGTGCGGCTGATGCTGGCGAAGAGCGGCGCGAT
This portion of the Sphingomonas sp. So64.6b genome encodes:
- the plsX gene encoding phosphate acyltransferase PlsX, which translates into the protein MSNSSRIAVDAMGGDKGLAVMLAGVARARRRFPDMQFILVGDETAIRDGLLSHPNLTAHSEIVHAPEVVGSSDKPGQALRRAKTTSMGIAIDMVKQGRAAACVSSGNTGALMAMAKVSLRMIPGIDRPALAALLPTLGDNDVVVLDLGANTECDARNLVQFAVMGAAYARTTLDLESPRVALLNIGSEDQKGTDEIRDAARDLKAATHLPMTFSGFVEGDQLSHGDVDVIVCDGFSGNIALKTAEGTARFVADLLKRAFRSSIRSKIGFLISKPATELLRHHLDPNNHNGAVFLGLNGLVVKSHGGANEVGVATAIAAAAKMVRDDLTRRIAEDLGNFEAKAA
- a CDS encoding beta-ketoacyl-ACP synthase III → MIRSIITGTGSALPTRRVSNAELAETVDTTDEWIVERTGIRFRHIAGPDETTATLAADACRAALGAAGRSAQDIDLIVLATATPDQTFPASATKVQAMLGIDDCVAFDVAAVCSGFLYALQVADSMIRAGAYHRALVIGAETFSRILDWEDRTTCVLFGDGAGAIVLEGEEGTGERGILATKLHADGRHNELLYVDGGPSTTGTVGKVRMKGREVFRHAVVNLASVMGESLALAGLTSDDVDWVVPHQANARILDATARKLGLAPEKVVVTVDQHANTSAASVPLALDTAVRDGRIKPGQLIVLEAMGGGFTWGAAVVRL
- a CDS encoding MAPEG family protein, with translation METVMLPVTLVTAGGAALIALWLAIRVGQVRTTAKVSIGDGGDERLICRMRAQANFVEYAPFIVILIALIEFTAGTATWLWVASTLFLLARVAHPLGMDGLKYARTAGTLVTFLLLLGLGGYAIALPLIAAQHAPANDPVEVITPAG
- a CDS encoding MerR family transcriptional regulator codes for the protein MAVVSEKAAGAFRTIGELSRETGIPQHILRYWETRFPQLRPLQRAGRRRYYRPEDVALVLRISALLDQQGYTIRGVQQMLSTERKRSGGEGEDVSGGGANLDQVKAVRDRLARALREDLP
- the rpmF gene encoding 50S ribosomal protein L32, with protein sequence MAVPKRKTTPSKRGMRRSHDSLPIESYQECPNCGELKRPHNLCGSCGHYNGREIVSVEG
- a CDS encoding integration host factor subunit alpha, with translation MEPAGTLTRADLAESLHHQVGLSRADSSKLVEQILGHMCEALSKGENVKISGFGTFVLRDKGERIGRNPKTGVEVPIAPRRVLTFRASQMMRDRIVSGS
- the pabB gene encoding aminodeoxychorismate synthase component I; its protein translation is MPIDAPFVLLDDARDGGAPARLYRAPVRVIETYDTIMVLPALAELREARGDGLHAAGFLSYEAGAAFEPVLGELGATTPLLWFGLFKGYEEIAPDDVPTLLPDPASAWIGLPVPEIDRATYDGQLARVLDLIAAGDIYQANLTYRSRVRYAGDPLALYAQLRGRARAGYGAVVNTGKDMLLSLSPELFFAAEQGKLTCRPMKGTTRRGNTPEEDRALAAGLAADTKQRAENLMIVDLMRNDLSRIARPGSVAVPELFHVEHYPTVHQLVSTVTAELAERRDAIDVLSALFPCGSITGAPKIRAMQAIAEIEHGPRGTYTGSIGRLDPNGDAMFNVAIRTLLIQGDGGYAMFGAGGGIVADSRADEEWDESLAKGAFLTAGQRDFDLIETMAFDPEIGLQRLEGHLARMKASAERFGFTFDRHATRNELQAATFRLRSARRVRLMLAKSGAIAIEVSPMPEPRPGPMRVAIVPLPVAAEDFRLHHKTSDRRFYDAPRHRSGQDEVLFIDPAGFLTEGSFTSIFVERDGMLVTPPLSRGLLPGVLRADLIASGRAVEGDLSPADLAGGFLLGNALRGLIPAIVAVAKENSRGL
- a CDS encoding MBL fold metallo-hydrolase, with product MANPPMRAAIIPVTPLQQNCTLLWCTATMKGAFVDPGGDLPKLKAAAAQHGVDVEKIILTHGHFDHCGEAKPLAEELGIPIEGPHRDDLFLLETLAEDGAKYGIMGGKAFVPDRWLVEGDTVTVGELTFHVYETPGHTPGHVIFHHPESKLALVGDVLFQGSVGRTDFPRGNHAELLKSIATKLWPLGDDTAFIPGHGPMSNFAHERAHNPFVSDIALAE
- a CDS encoding TetR/AcrR family transcriptional regulator, with protein sequence MPVERGERATPAQVEGHDRAVSAAGEGKAPRTERGRKTMRAILDAAALEFGERGFHEASVSGITRRAGVALGSFYTYFDSKDAVFRALVRDMSDQVRDHVAPLIRAAPDQIAAERAGLLHFIEFVRGHKELYRIIDEAEFVDPESFRLHYATTADRIARRLQAAATRGEVRGDVSEVHAWAVMGMNVFLGLRYGVWEEDVSPESVADVIADMLATGLAPR